In Alphaproteobacteria bacterium, the following proteins share a genomic window:
- a CDS encoding Fic family protein, translated as MAYIWQQAEWPQFTWDADAVDGNAYAYGLEASGLVGEVRHLSQAEKTDALIDLMVSEAVKTSQIEGENFDREDVRSSIRNQLGLNPTPETVRDPKAEGVAALMISVRDHFAEPLSADRLCQWQDRIIVGRLEREKFDVGKWRTNPEPMQIVSGAMGKEKIHFEAPPSSQVPAEMSRFVAWFNGSQNMKGAVRAGVAHLYFECIHPFSDGNGRVGRAISEIALSQELGHPVLMSLSTTIQARQQEYYDALSRASLGGLDITQWLVWFTGLVLDSQRQAKEQISYVLCKARFWDAFAATLNARQTKVLSRMLRAGPDGFKGGMSAQKYTKITDCSKATATRDLDRLLKMGAIRKLRGGGRSTRYDIQLAKE; from the coding sequence GTGGCGTATATCTGGCAGCAGGCGGAATGGCCGCAATTCACCTGGGATGCGGATGCCGTCGACGGCAACGCCTATGCCTATGGGCTTGAGGCTAGCGGCCTTGTCGGCGAGGTAAGGCATCTTTCGCAGGCCGAAAAAACCGATGCTCTGATCGATCTCATGGTTTCGGAGGCCGTGAAAACTTCGCAGATCGAGGGCGAGAATTTTGATCGTGAAGATGTTCGCTCATCCATCCGCAACCAGCTTGGCTTGAACCCCACGCCAGAGACGGTTCGGGACCCGAAAGCCGAAGGTGTTGCTGCCCTGATGATCTCTGTGCGGGATCATTTTGCCGAACCGTTGAGCGCGGACCGTCTTTGCCAATGGCAGGACAGGATCATTGTTGGGCGCCTTGAACGCGAAAAATTCGACGTCGGCAAATGGCGAACGAATCCTGAGCCCATGCAGATCGTCTCCGGTGCCATGGGCAAGGAAAAGATCCATTTCGAGGCGCCGCCGTCATCGCAGGTGCCGGCGGAAATGTCTCGCTTTGTTGCCTGGTTCAATGGCAGCCAAAACATGAAGGGTGCGGTGCGGGCCGGTGTGGCGCATTTGTATTTTGAGTGCATTCACCCGTTCTCCGACGGCAATGGCCGCGTGGGTCGCGCCATATCGGAAATCGCCTTGTCTCAGGAACTGGGGCATCCGGTGCTCATGAGCCTCTCGACCACCATCCAGGCGCGGCAGCAGGAATACTATGATGCCCTCTCGCGGGCCAGTCTCGGCGGTTTGGATATCACCCAGTGGTTGGTGTGGTTCACGGGCCTGGTCCTTGACTCTCAGAGACAGGCCAAAGAGCAAATTTCATATGTGCTCTGCAAAGCGCGTTTTTGGGATGCTTTCGCGGCTACGCTCAACGCGCGTCAAACCAAAGTCCTGAGCCGGATGCTCCGGGCCGGGCCGGATGGCTTCAAAGGCGGAATGAGCGCGCAGAAATACACCAAAATTACGGATTGCTCAAAAGCAACCGCCACCCGTGATCTAGACCGCCTTTTGAAAATGGGCGCGATCAGGAAGCTGCGAGGCGGCGGGCGCAGCACCCGCTACGACATTCAGCTTGCAAAGGAATAA
- a CDS encoding amidase encodes MNAPDDTFGAYLPGSDVRLSGAAAGPLQGLRFAAKDAFDVAGHVTGNGNADWAASHPPAETTAAAVSAVLEAGAELVGKTICDEMCFSMVGSNPYYGDPVNPRAPERVTGGSSCGSAAAAAGGLVDFALGTDCGGSVRVPAAFCGLLGIRPTHGRISAEGVVALASSFDVVGWFSRDGAIFEKLGRVLLYGEGAAFRPGRLLLPEDMFARVEPRVAVALHEKVALIEAATGLEAEPTLLSEDGTESWYQAFRVLQAGEIWQNHRGWIKQQSPSFGPGVVDRMRFASGVTGGEMAKAQAKRGQAVRRMIELLGEDGLICMPTAGLAPSRQAGAEELQQFRDATMALTCPAGLAGLPQVHIPLTEVEGCPVGLSLMAPWEADEVLLSLAAGVAELAQAA; translated from the coding sequence ATGAACGCCCCCGACGATACCTTCGGTGCCTACCTGCCCGGTAGCGACGTAAGGCTCTCCGGTGCCGCCGCCGGCCCGCTTCAGGGCCTCCGCTTCGCGGCCAAGGACGCCTTCGACGTGGCCGGCCACGTCACCGGCAACGGCAACGCCGACTGGGCCGCCAGCCACCCGCCGGCCGAGACCACGGCTGCCGCCGTGAGCGCTGTGCTCGAGGCCGGGGCCGAATTGGTGGGCAAGACCATTTGCGACGAGATGTGTTTCAGTATGGTGGGCTCGAACCCCTACTACGGCGACCCCGTCAATCCACGGGCGCCCGAGCGCGTCACCGGCGGCTCGTCCTGCGGCTCGGCGGCGGCGGCTGCCGGCGGCCTGGTCGATTTTGCCTTGGGCACCGACTGCGGCGGCTCGGTGCGCGTGCCGGCGGCATTTTGCGGCCTTTTGGGCATCCGCCCGACCCACGGCCGGATCTCGGCCGAGGGCGTGGTGGCGCTGGCCTCGTCGTTCGACGTGGTGGGCTGGTTCAGCCGCGACGGCGCCATTTTCGAAAAGCTGGGCCGGGTGCTGCTTTACGGCGAGGGCGCCGCCTTTCGGCCGGGCCGCCTGCTGCTGCCCGAGGACATGTTCGCCCGGGTCGAGCCCCGTGTGGCGGTGGCGCTGCATGAAAAAGTCGCCCTGATCGAGGCGGCGACGGGCCTCGAGGCCGAGCCCACGCTGCTCAGTGAGGACGGCACCGAGAGCTGGTACCAGGCCTTTCGCGTACTGCAGGCCGGCGAGATCTGGCAAAATCACCGCGGCTGGATCAAGCAGCAAAGCCCCAGCTTCGGTCCCGGCGTGGTCGATCGCATGCGCTTTGCCTCGGGCGTCACCGGCGGCGAGATGGCCAAGGCCCAGGCCAAGCGCGGCCAGGCCGTCAGGCGCATGATCGAGCTACTTGGCGAGGACGGCCTGATCTGCATGCCCACGGCGGGGCTGGCGCCCAGCCGCCAGGCCGGGGCCGAGGAATTGCAGCAGTTCCGCGATGCCACCATGGCGCTGACCTGCCCGGCCGGGCTGGCCGGCCTGCCCCAGGTCCACATCCCGCTGACCGAGGTCGAGGGTTGCCCGGTCGGGCTCTCGTTGATGGCACCCTGGGAAGCCGACGAGGTGCTGCTGTCGCTGGCAGCAGGGGTCGCCGAGCTCGCCCAAGCGGCATAA
- a CDS encoding thiamine pyrophosphate-dependent enzyme, which produces MAEGRAESYPLRRREVVAKLLEDRGDMLLVAGLGACVWDATAAGDSDLSFPLWGAMGAACSIGLGLALAQPERRVLVITGDGEMLMGLGSLATVAVQAPANLAIVVLDNERYGETGMQETHTAYTTDLAAMAAGAGLGQCGTIRDQAELEAGLEAIRTAPGPLFSVIKIRAENLPLVLPPKDGAYLKDRFRRALLGAPALA; this is translated from the coding sequence ATGGCGGAGGGACGGGCCGAAAGCTATCCGCTGCGCCGCCGAGAGGTGGTGGCCAAGCTGCTCGAAGACCGCGGCGACATGCTGTTGGTGGCGGGGCTCGGGGCCTGCGTCTGGGACGCCACGGCGGCCGGCGACAGCGACCTCAGCTTTCCCTTGTGGGGCGCCATGGGGGCGGCCTGCAGCATCGGGCTGGGGCTGGCCTTGGCCCAACCGGAACGCCGGGTGCTGGTGATCACCGGCGACGGCGAGATGCTGATGGGGCTGGGCAGCCTGGCCACGGTGGCCGTGCAGGCGCCGGCCAACCTGGCGATAGTCGTGCTCGACAACGAACGCTACGGCGAGACCGGCATGCAGGAGACCCACACCGCCTATACCACCGATCTGGCCGCCATGGCGGCGGGGGCGGGGCTGGGGCAGTGCGGCACGATCCGCGATCAGGCCGAGCTCGAGGCCGGGCTCGAGGCCATCCGCACGGCGCCCGGGCCGCTCTTCAGCGTCATCAAGATCCGCGCCGAGAACCTGCCGCTGGTGCTGCCGCCCAAGGATGGTGCCTACCTCAAGGACCGCTTCCGCCGAGCCTTGCTGGGTGCGCCGGCGTTGGCCTGA
- a CDS encoding thiamine pyrophosphate-binding protein: MNSPQRSWPGDIHRELSAAGVRQVAYVPDAGQAELIIRCQRDNAMTAVPLTTEEEGIGVLAGAWLGGQRGVLLMQSSGIGNCVNMFGFARTCRMPLLLLATMRGQWGEFNPWQLPMGQGAQPVLEASDVMVFVVEEAAQAGETVAAAARMVFEGSSSAAVLINQRVVGAKTFDKD; the protein is encoded by the coding sequence ATGAACAGCCCCCAACGATCCTGGCCCGGCGACATCCACCGGGAGCTTTCGGCCGCCGGCGTGCGCCAGGTGGCCTATGTGCCCGATGCCGGGCAAGCCGAATTGATCATTCGCTGCCAGCGCGACAACGCCATGACGGCGGTGCCGCTGACCACCGAGGAAGAAGGCATCGGCGTGCTGGCCGGGGCCTGGCTGGGCGGCCAGCGCGGTGTGTTGTTGATGCAGTCGAGCGGCATCGGCAACTGCGTCAACATGTTCGGCTTTGCCCGCACCTGCCGTATGCCGCTGCTGCTGCTGGCCACCATGCGTGGCCAGTGGGGCGAGTTCAATCCCTGGCAATTGCCCATGGGGCAAGGCGCCCAGCCGGTGCTGGAAGCCTCGGACGTGATGGTCTTTGTGGTCGAAGAGGCGGCCCAGGCGGGCGAGACGGTGGCGGCGGCGGCGCGCATGGTATTCGAGGGATCATCCTCGGCGGCGGTGCTGATCAACCAGCGTGTGGTCGGCGCCAAGACTTTCGACAAGGACTAG